agccgttacagcttgggcagattaaccgtcgttgcatcggtttaaccggtgagtgtaatcatcctttgatcaacagaaataccaagtcactggacaattgcaccgacgtcaaatttcaaatagcgtcggtttaaccggtgagtcaatttgtccactgatcaactgaaaaccgagtctctggacaactgcaccgatgtCCCTTTTtaaatatcatcggttgaaccggtgaatagacttgtcaaactctgctgaccttgtttaaccgatGTATATAAAACTtcaagcgtcggttaaaccggtgaataggatttttctgattttgcctgttctgacttgagtcttgaacgaattccaaatattcttgagatataagttgagaaccacttatttgagcttctagaaacctgagtgaccattgtgtgcatccattttcaaatgaccatgtccatgctcaagttactaagcctaaacccctcttaatagtgcgatcactacaaaactacaaaacctatactaacctaagtgtccttctcaaccttatgacacttaggactagaaagatccttagtcttgacatgttatagagttgaatgccgagatcgcctttttgaataatgaaaattaggggcctcttttgatatataaccaaatgagcaatgatgatctataaagctgcacaaactcattagtcacattaatggttgtcattaatcaccgaaacataccttaagggcctagatacTTACAACATTCTGCGCCTCCACGAACCTCGATTCTTGACATTGTCGACACTTCTTCAAATCTATATCATTTTTCCAAAACAGCATAAGTTATTTGGACAAACATCTATCTTTTTGTACCATACCTGACAACATTTCCTTGACTTATTAAGGTCGACATCTTTAGACATCTTGTGATTTGCCGGAAGTATatcaccaatcaaattcaagatcatattgtaacaatTGTGAGATAATATGAATTTGGACTTAATAGCCATGAGTCGAGTCACGAAAGCAAGGACAGTTACTTTTGTGTGCTCGTGCAACGACTCTTCTGAAGCTTTAAGGAGCTCGAAAAATTTTTAGCCTCCGACGTGGGTGGATCCTCAGTCTCGGATGAGAGCTCCATATCTTCCCCTAAATCACGAAGCATCTCATCCATTCTATCATACTCTCCATTATCATTACTTAGAACTTATGGTGATGTCGCTACTTCTAATGGTATTGGGACTTCTGGTGCATTCTAAGGAGGTAAAGCTTCACCGTGATACACCCACACCTCATAGTTAGCCATGAAACCATACTTTATCAGATGTGAGGACAAAACTTTCCTAGTCTGACAATGACAAATACGACAACGGCTACATGGGCATCTCACATCATTTCCATTCTTTGACATAGCAAAagcacgcttaacaaattcctCCGTATTAGCTATCCATTTATCTGACAAATTAGGCCAATCTTCGTACATCCATCGTTGATCCTCACCCATACTTTAAGTTAAATAATTGCAAAGTTAGAATATAGTTATCTTGAGCGATTAATTTTAAATTAGATATATCATAATTATAAAGTTTTAGTTACTAAACTTAAGCGATTAGTGTTTAATCACTATAATATGCATATCAAATACaatattttatttaacttccgacggtacTGCACTAACCTGGACGGCGGGGGGTTGGGCGGCGACGGGCCGGGCggagcggccgggcggcggggggccgggcggcgacggggccgggcggcggcgcggctcggggggcggcgcggcacggacggcggcgcggccgggcggccgcgggaacgggcggcggcgcggacgggcggccgcgcggcacggacggcggcgtggccaggcggcggcgggaacgggcggcggcgcggcccggggggcggcggggacgggcggcagcgcggcacggacggcggcggggatgggtggcgcgggaggccgggcggcgcggggggcggcgcagacgggcggcggcgcgggaggccgggcggccgcgcggcccgggggcggaggcggtggcgcgcgcgggcgcggacgggcggcggcgcgcgcgggcgagGATGGGCGGTGgcggacgggcggcgcgcgcgcgggcatggggggcggcgcggacgggcgtcggcgcggcgggcggcccgggggcggcgcggacgggcggcggcgcgggaggccgggcggccgcgcggcccgggggcggaggcggcggcgcgcgcgcgggcgcggacgGGGCCCgaggcggcgcggacgggcgcGCGGGGCGGACGGGGCCTGGGGCGGCGCGGACGGTGGCGCGGGCGCGAACGAGGCTAGGGGCGGCGcagacggcggcgcggccgggcggcggctgggacgggcggcggcgcgggggcgggagcTGAGATAGAGATAGATTTGGGGAAACAAAGGGATAGCTGGAGATAACGCGAGCCCGGCCGGGGGGGGTAACGGCGTGCAACTTAACTTCCGATGGCCGGACACGGCTCGCTGTCCGGCCATCGGAAGTtaattaacttccgacggctgtctcggtggccgtcggaagttaagtaacttccgacggggccgtcgaaagtttattttggccgtcggaagtttgccGTTTTCCTGTAGTGAATATCCCGGTCAAGCAGAGGCTCATCATGGAACTTGTCATGTCTGATGGGAGGCGGGGGAAGCTGCAGGTAGCGTGCAGGTTTGCGGCCAAGCACGTCGCAGACGATGATGCGCCGCCAGGGGTCAACGAAGCTCAGCAAACCACCCCCTCCGAGCGCGATCGTCTTGGAGTCAGTCACACAAGTTCCTGAATCAATGGATGGAGCAACGTAGAACGTGGTACGTTGTTTAAGAATAATTTTAATACTATTAGAATGAAAATGTACCGGCATTTCCGGTACGGCACGGTAACACTTTCTTGGAGGTGATGTGGCAGAAGATGTCGCCTACCGAAACAGGTGTGGTGCTCCATTTCCCATCCATGGAGTTGAAGAGCCATAGCTTGAAGCCCCCAGGGCCACTGCGTCTGAACTGATTCAGCGCGGCGATGTAGTAGTGGTCGTCGTTGTCGCCGTCCGCGTGTGGGCAGCCAGTGTCCCGGTGGGCGAGGAGAGTGAAATTGTAGCGCTCAGGCCAGCAGGGTTCGGGGTCCTGGAGCCGCCGCAGCGAGGGCCCCTTGCTGCCGGCAGCCTTGTAGACGAAGTACTCGCCTTGGTCGCGGCGACCGCGAAGAAAGACGCTGAGGAAGATGAGGTCGGACTCCGCGGCCTCGACGGTCGGCTCCATGGCGATCTCGGCGTCAGGGCTCCAGACGCAGATGTAGGAGACGAGCGGAGGGGCCGCGGTGCAGAAGGTGACCCGGATCGCCTTGCCGTTGCTCATCGTGCCCCACGCGGAAGTGGCGTTCTCCCGGTCGGCGACGTAGGCGTCCAGGTCGAGGAGGACCCAGCtagccggcggcgcggcgtcgtggGGAGGGTAGCCGTGAgcaggcggcggccgcagggAGGGGTGCGTGGGTTTCTCATCGCCTATGGATCCCCAGTCTCTGCTCTCCTCGTTTGACCTCTGCAGGTTTGATGGCGCTGGCTTACGCAGACGAAGACGACCGGATCGGAACAGATTGCTCCGGTACGAAAGAAACTCGAAAGCCGGCCCTAATGAGGAGACAACAGACACTGCTCGCTGGGCTGATCATTGGCCCTGTGGGCCAAAATCTGCCAGCCCACAGCTAGCTTACTGTTAAGTTTCTGAGGTCCCGTGTTGCGGAGGTCCAGCACAGGCAGTGGGCCCAGCCCAACAGTACTATTCCCATTGCTCCTCTCTCATCCGTCATCCGTCTGCAACTCAACTCATCAACAgcacttttaaattttgaaaaaaGCTTATACAGTTtcaaaaaaaagggaaaagagatgGATAAATTTTGTCCTTTCATTGCACTTTTGTACAGACTCCTAGTTACCACGAGTTATTTAAACATCAATGGTAATAAGGATTGTAATTTTTTTTGCACAATGGTAAATACGGAATTGCCCCCCTAAAGGACATTCAACGATCATCTACAAGTCTCTGAAACAAACAAGTCCATCATGAAGAGTCTCTTCTGTAGGAGTTCAGAGCGCTGGAACGCACGAAGTTCACGCGCCCCAGTTGCAAGTACTACCCCATCAACATTCAGCCATGAAAGACCTAAACATATCCACGTCCCGATGAGATCTGACCTCTGAGATTATTGCCCAACAAAATTTCCAGCATCCCTATCACCAGATGTGACGACAGACACGGCAGGAAACAACAACGAGAAGAGAACAAGACATCAGGCTATCATTTTAGCATGATATGGATCTCAGGTGCATGCAGAGTCTTTGGCAGGTTTACAGCTCCAGGAACAGGCCTTTCTCCTTTGGCAGCATCCGTCTGCATGGATCCGCACCGAATTCACGGGCATGGGAACCTAGACAATGTCAGCTGGTTTCAGGATGTGAACACCCAGACTGTTGCTGTAGCATGGTTCATGGATTGTAGCACAACAGGACAGCAAGGGCCATGCGACCATGTCTATCCCCATAGGAAATAAACAATGCTCCCAGGTTTAAACTAAGCGTCTAAGCTGATACCACATGATGTAACCTGAAATAGAAAAAATCTCAAGAACTGAAGAATCTACAAACCAGACAAGTGCTTTACATTATTCTTAGTCCACCTTCAAAATTTAATACACTGAACCAGATAAGACGTTAGAATGGTTGACTGAGAAATTATTTTCTTATTTGTGTTTCAGATTGACAGTTCAGGACAACAAGATGGCGCTAAATGACAGCACCATGTATTATACTATCTGCTAAAACATACTCCATATGGAGCAGTGTTCTCCTGTACCTGTAGTTTAAAGTCAAAGCCACATGGGTGATGGGACTTGCAATCTGTTACCTTTCCCGAAAGAATAGAAAATCACTGATGCCATCATTTTTGCATCAACTACGCTACCAAGGCCCAAAGGTTTTGTCATCCACTAATATGGgcgtttgatttttattttttttcggTAGGTTCCCTACAGGCTACAGAACAGCACGGTTAGGAAGATTTTAGCCGATTGGAGTTCCACAATCTGCAGTGTAATGCGCTACGGGCATATGCAGCGGCAACTATGTGAACATACATACAAGATATGAGGATGCTCAAGAGTTTTTTTCAGCCCAATAATTTTAAGAGCAGTTTCATACACAAAGCAATTGCTTCCTACAGATTCGGTATTGTCATTGACATCTCTTGCTGTGGAGAACAAATTGCAAGATCATCCACGGTTTCTTCTAGTAGTTCCTCCAGCGCCTCCCCTGCAATCAACTCTGTGATCTCATCCAATTCCGATCTCATGGACTTCACCCAGCCTCTTCCTTCCACCTCCTGTTCCATAATTCTGTCCAGTATTGTTCCTGCATCTTCGTTCTCGTTCACTGCAAACTTCCCTGATCCATTGAGCCAATCCCTCATATGGCGTGGTACTACCTCAACCAAACCTAGAGATAGGGTCTCCTTC
The sequence above is drawn from the Panicum hallii strain FIL2 chromosome 7, PHallii_v3.1, whole genome shotgun sequence genome and encodes:
- the LOC112900772 gene encoding uncharacterized protein LOC112900772; this encodes MISPASSRSNEESRDWGSIGDEKPTHPSLRPPPAHGYPPHDAAPPASWVLLDLDAYVADRENATSAWGTMSNGKAIRVTFCTAAPPLVSYICVWSPDAEIAMEPTVEAAESDLIFLSVFLRGRRDQGEYFVYKAAGSKGPSLRRLQDPEPCWPERYNFTLLAHRDTGCPHADGDNDDHYYIAALNQFRRSGPGGFKLWLFNSMDGKWSTTPVSELV